One Microscilla marina ATCC 23134 genomic region harbors:
- a CDS encoding efflux RND transporter periplasmic adaptor subunit, with translation MKTTYITLFTLALFVAACGSKKTTKKEVIRPVRYQQVHKSGGKSSRTFSGVARASTETRLSFKVSGTIQVLNVKVGQQVKAGQLIASVDAADYVLQYEDAKASLRNVEAQRQNAQSSYNRLRQLYENNNASLSDYEKAKTGYESAKATVNSIKKKIALAQSQINYTKIVAPRDGVVAEVLVETNENVSPGRPIVQLDSGKELEVKVDIPEVFIAKVKSGDTVQMRFSAQPQTLYKGIVHEVAFTASRGKTTYPVTVKILNPDQNMRPSMTCNVTFVFDYGIATPKMLVPAIAVRQDVQGKRYVFTVKDVKGESSKVVKQVVKVGDLTEEGIEIMQGLKESELVVTAGVSKLKDGQKVRLSR, from the coding sequence CACACTGTTTACGCTCGCCTTGTTTGTGGCGGCTTGTGGCAGCAAAAAAACAACCAAGAAAGAGGTCATTCGCCCGGTACGTTACCAACAAGTACACAAATCGGGGGGCAAGAGTAGCCGTACCTTTTCGGGGGTGGCGCGTGCCAGCACCGAAACCCGCCTGAGTTTTAAAGTATCGGGTACCATTCAGGTGCTCAATGTAAAGGTAGGGCAGCAAGTAAAGGCGGGGCAGTTGATTGCTTCGGTAGATGCAGCAGATTATGTGCTGCAATACGAAGATGCCAAGGCGTCGTTGCGCAATGTAGAGGCTCAAAGGCAAAATGCCCAATCGTCTTATAACCGCTTACGCCAGTTGTACGAAAACAACAATGCGTCGCTGAGCGATTATGAAAAAGCAAAAACGGGGTATGAATCGGCGAAAGCCACGGTAAACTCTATCAAAAAGAAAATTGCTTTGGCGCAATCTCAAATCAATTATACCAAAATAGTGGCGCCACGCGATGGGGTGGTGGCAGAGGTATTGGTAGAAACCAACGAAAATGTGTCGCCAGGCAGACCTATAGTACAGCTGGACTCAGGCAAAGAGCTGGAGGTAAAGGTAGACATTCCAGAGGTGTTTATTGCCAAGGTAAAAAGTGGTGATACGGTGCAGATGAGGTTTTCGGCACAGCCCCAAACGTTGTATAAGGGCATTGTACATGAGGTGGCTTTTACGGCTTCGCGCGGCAAAACTACTTACCCGGTAACGGTGAAGATTTTGAACCCTGACCAAAACATGCGCCCAAGTATGACTTGTAATGTAACGTTTGTTTTTGACTATGGCATTGCCACGCCTAAAATGTTGGTGCCCGCCATTGCGGTAAGGCAAGATGTGCAGGGCAAACGTTATGTGTTTACGGTAAAAGATGTCAAAGGAGAAAGTAGTAAAGTAGTAAAACAGGTAGTGAAAGTAGGAGATTTGACCGAAGAAGGTATCGAAATTATGCAGGGACTCAAAGAGAGTGAGTTAGTGGTAACGGCTGGGGTGAGTAAGCTTAAAGATGGGCAAAAGGTGAGGTTAAGTCGGTAG